The following coding sequences lie in one Oncorhynchus kisutch isolate 150728-3 linkage group LG3, Okis_V2, whole genome shotgun sequence genomic window:
- the LOC109874334 gene encoding protein MTSS 2-like isoform X7: protein METVEKECGALGGLFQAIVNDMKCSYPVWEDFSAKATKLHSQLRTTVLAAVAFLDAFQKVADMATNTRGATRDIGSALTRMCMRHRSIEAKLRHFTNALMESLITPLQDRIEDWKKTANQLDKDHAKEYKRSRHEIKKKSSDTMKLQKKARKEIQGRGDLQPQLDSAMHDVNDMYLLMEETEKQAVRRALVEERGRFCTFIGFLQPVVNGEIAMLGEITHLQAIIDDLTVLTTDPHKLPPASEQVIKDLKGSDYSWSYQTPPSSPNSSGSRKSSMCSSVNSAHSSASRSSGGSQTHSPSSSYRYRSLAHPPPGNAHRLSSVSSHDSGFISQDANVYSKPPSPMPSDITSQKSSSSASSEASETCQSVSECSSPTTDWSKAGSYEQPLAATLQRRKEPLDRLKESEASPGSQGYAGAHPDDVQRSRMTPATIAAKHGEEVSPAASDLAMVLTRGLSMEQQKSNRDSLQYSSGYSTQTTTPSCSEDTIPSQGTTLTRSDYDCYSVNGDAEGEASTDFDKSSTIPRHSNIGQNYRRMIQTKRPASTAGLPSGAQGGVLGGGGGIGTPGTATIRRTPSTKPGVRRTLSNAGPIPIRPPIVPVKTPTVPDAPGGYPGPPVRVGSEECVFYVADDSSPNALEYVKASPKRLSLPNTAWGSGGAMEMSVYVQHGSEEDQMIAANRHSLVEKIGELVASAHALGEGQFPYPNLPDDPPPGPAPQHDPQAPGSGTDVLVSIRRGVRLRKTVSNDRSAPRIL from the exons GCGCCACCAGAGACATTGGATCAGCTCTTACCAGGATGTGCATGCGGCATCGCAGCATCGAGGCCAAACTGCGCCATTTCACCAA TGCTCTGATGGAGAGCTTGATCACTCCTCTCCAGGACAGGATTGAGGATTGGAAGAAGACCGCCAACCAGCTGGACAAGGACCATGCCAAAG AGTACAAGAGATCTCGCCATGAGATCAAGAAGAAGTCCTCAGACACCATGAAACTGCAGAAGAAGGCCCGGAAAG AAATCCAGG GCCGAGGGGACCTGCAGCCCCAGCTGGATAGTGCCATGCATGATGTGAATGACATGTACCTGctgatggaggagacagagaagcagGCGGTGCGCAGAGctctggtggaggagaggggacgcTTCTGCACCTTCATCGGCTTCCTGCAGCCTGTAGTG AATGGAGAGATTGCCATGCTGGGAGAGATCACTCACCTTCAGGCCATTATTGATGACCTCACTGTGCTGACCACTGATCCCCACAAACTGCCCCCCGCCAGCGAGCAG gtgaTTAAAGACCTGAAGGGTTCAGACTACAGCTGGTCCTACcagacccctccctcctcccccaacaGTTCTGGCTCCAGGAAGAGCAGCATGTGCAG CAGTGTGAACAGCGCCCACAGTAGCGCCTCCCGCTCCTCCGGAGGCTCTCAGACTCACTCACCCAGTTCGTCCTATCGCTACCGCAGCCTGGCCCACCCGCCACCGGGGAACGCTCACCGCCTCAGCAGCGTCTCCTCCCACGACTCAGGCTTCATATCGCAGGACGCCAACGTCTACTCCAAGCCTCCCTCGCCCATGCCCTCTGACATCACCAGCCAG AAGTCGTCAAGCTCTGCATCCTCAGAGGCATCCGAGacctgccagtcagtcagtgagtgcaGCTCTCCCACAACG GATTGGTCCAAGGCAGGTTCTTATGAGCAGCCATTGGCTGCCACGCTTCAGCGGAGGAAGGAGCCCCTGGATAGGCTGAAGGAGAGCGAGGCATCCCCGGGCTCCCAGGGATATGCTGGTGCTCACCCAGACGATGTCCAGAGGTCCCGAATGACCCCCGCCACCATCGCTGCCAAG CACGGCGAAGAGGTGTCTCCAGCAGCCAGTGACCTGGCCATGGTCCTGACCCGTGGTCTCAGCATGGAGCAGCAGAAGAGCAACAGGGACTCCTTGCAGTACTCTAGTGGCTACAGCACCCAGACCACCACGCCCTCCTGCTCCGAGGACACTATCCCCTCTCAGGGTACCACTCTGACAA ggtcGGATTATGACTGCTACTCTGTGAATGGAGATGCTGAAGGTGAGGCGTCAACTGACTTTGACAAGTCCTCCACCATCCCCCGCCACAGCAACATCGGCCAGAACTACCGACGCATGATCCAGACCAAGAGGCCGGCCAGCACCGCCGGTCTGCCCAGTGGGGCCCAGGGCGGAGTGcttggagggggagggggcatTGGGACCCCTGGGACTGCCACCATCCGCCGAACCCCATCCACCAAGCCGGGTGTGAGACGTACCCTGTCCAACGCGGGCCCCATCCCCATCCGCCCGCCCATAGTGCCAGTGAAGACACCCACTGTGCCTGATGCTCCTGGGGGGTACCCCGGGCCTCCGGTACGTGTGGGCAGTGAGGAGTGTGTGTTCTACGTGGCGGATGACTCCTCCCCCAACGCTTTGGAGTATGTGAAGGCCTCTCCCAAGCGTCTGAGCCTGCCCAACACAGCGTGGGGGTCTGGGGGAGCGATGGAGATGAGTGTGTATGTCCAGCACGGCTCTGAGGAGGACCAGATGATAGCCGCTAACCGCCACAGCCTGGTGGAGAAGATAGGAGAGCTGGTGGCCAGTGCCCATGCCCTTGGGGAGGGACAGTTCCCCTACCCCAACCTCCCTGATGACCCCCCGCCTGGCCCGGCCCCCCAGCACGACCCCCAGGCCCCCGGGTCAGGCACCGACGTGCTGGTGTCCATCCGCAGGGGCGTGCGGCTCCGCAAGACCGTCTCCAACGACAGGTCAGCGCCCAGGATTTTGTGA
- the LOC109874334 gene encoding protein MTSS 2-like isoform X9 has product METVEKECGALGGLFQAIVNDMKCSYPVWEDFSAKATKLHSQLRTTVLAAVAFLDAFQKVADMATNTRGATRDIGSALTRMCMRHRSIEAKLRHFTNALMESLITPLQDRIEDWKKTANQLDKDHAKEYKRSRHEIKKKSSDTMKLQKKARKGRGDLQPQLDSAMHDVNDMYLLMEETEKQAVRRALVEERGRFCTFIGFLQPVVNGEIAMLGEITHLQAIIDDLTVLTTDPHKLPPASEQVIKDLKGSDYSWSYQTPPSSPNSSGSRKSSMCSSVNSAHSSASRSSGGSQTHSPSSSYRYRSLAHPPPGNAHRLSSVSSHDSGFISQDANVYSKPPSPMPSDITSQKSSSSASSEASETCQSVSECSSPTTDWSKAGSYEQPLAATLQRRKEPLDRLKESEASPGSQGYAGAHPDDVQRSRMTPATIAAKHGEEVSPAASDLAMVLTRGLSMEQQKSNRDSLQYSSGYSTQTTTPSCSEDTIPSQGSDYDCYSVNGDAEGEASTDFDKSSTIPRHSNIGQNYRRMIQTKRPASTAGLPSGAQGGVLGGGGGIGTPGTATIRRTPSTKPGVRRTLSNAGPIPIRPPIVPVKTPTVPDAPGGYPGPPVRVGSEECVFYVADDSSPNALEYVKASPKRLSLPNTAWGSGGAMEMSVYVQHGSEEDQMIAANRHSLVEKIGELVASAHALGEGQFPYPNLPDDPPPGPAPQHDPQAPGSGTDVLVSIRRGVRLRKTVSNDRSAPRIL; this is encoded by the exons GCGCCACCAGAGACATTGGATCAGCTCTTACCAGGATGTGCATGCGGCATCGCAGCATCGAGGCCAAACTGCGCCATTTCACCAA TGCTCTGATGGAGAGCTTGATCACTCCTCTCCAGGACAGGATTGAGGATTGGAAGAAGACCGCCAACCAGCTGGACAAGGACCATGCCAAAG AGTACAAGAGATCTCGCCATGAGATCAAGAAGAAGTCCTCAGACACCATGAAACTGCAGAAGAAGGCCCGGAAAG GCCGAGGGGACCTGCAGCCCCAGCTGGATAGTGCCATGCATGATGTGAATGACATGTACCTGctgatggaggagacagagaagcagGCGGTGCGCAGAGctctggtggaggagaggggacgcTTCTGCACCTTCATCGGCTTCCTGCAGCCTGTAGTG AATGGAGAGATTGCCATGCTGGGAGAGATCACTCACCTTCAGGCCATTATTGATGACCTCACTGTGCTGACCACTGATCCCCACAAACTGCCCCCCGCCAGCGAGCAG gtgaTTAAAGACCTGAAGGGTTCAGACTACAGCTGGTCCTACcagacccctccctcctcccccaacaGTTCTGGCTCCAGGAAGAGCAGCATGTGCAG CAGTGTGAACAGCGCCCACAGTAGCGCCTCCCGCTCCTCCGGAGGCTCTCAGACTCACTCACCCAGTTCGTCCTATCGCTACCGCAGCCTGGCCCACCCGCCACCGGGGAACGCTCACCGCCTCAGCAGCGTCTCCTCCCACGACTCAGGCTTCATATCGCAGGACGCCAACGTCTACTCCAAGCCTCCCTCGCCCATGCCCTCTGACATCACCAGCCAG AAGTCGTCAAGCTCTGCATCCTCAGAGGCATCCGAGacctgccagtcagtcagtgagtgcaGCTCTCCCACAACG GATTGGTCCAAGGCAGGTTCTTATGAGCAGCCATTGGCTGCCACGCTTCAGCGGAGGAAGGAGCCCCTGGATAGGCTGAAGGAGAGCGAGGCATCCCCGGGCTCCCAGGGATATGCTGGTGCTCACCCAGACGATGTCCAGAGGTCCCGAATGACCCCCGCCACCATCGCTGCCAAG CACGGCGAAGAGGTGTCTCCAGCAGCCAGTGACCTGGCCATGGTCCTGACCCGTGGTCTCAGCATGGAGCAGCAGAAGAGCAACAGGGACTCCTTGCAGTACTCTAGTGGCTACAGCACCCAGACCACCACGCCCTCCTGCTCCGAGGACACTATCCCCTCTCAGG ggtcGGATTATGACTGCTACTCTGTGAATGGAGATGCTGAAGGTGAGGCGTCAACTGACTTTGACAAGTCCTCCACCATCCCCCGCCACAGCAACATCGGCCAGAACTACCGACGCATGATCCAGACCAAGAGGCCGGCCAGCACCGCCGGTCTGCCCAGTGGGGCCCAGGGCGGAGTGcttggagggggagggggcatTGGGACCCCTGGGACTGCCACCATCCGCCGAACCCCATCCACCAAGCCGGGTGTGAGACGTACCCTGTCCAACGCGGGCCCCATCCCCATCCGCCCGCCCATAGTGCCAGTGAAGACACCCACTGTGCCTGATGCTCCTGGGGGGTACCCCGGGCCTCCGGTACGTGTGGGCAGTGAGGAGTGTGTGTTCTACGTGGCGGATGACTCCTCCCCCAACGCTTTGGAGTATGTGAAGGCCTCTCCCAAGCGTCTGAGCCTGCCCAACACAGCGTGGGGGTCTGGGGGAGCGATGGAGATGAGTGTGTATGTCCAGCACGGCTCTGAGGAGGACCAGATGATAGCCGCTAACCGCCACAGCCTGGTGGAGAAGATAGGAGAGCTGGTGGCCAGTGCCCATGCCCTTGGGGAGGGACAGTTCCCCTACCCCAACCTCCCTGATGACCCCCCGCCTGGCCCGGCCCCCCAGCACGACCCCCAGGCCCCCGGGTCAGGCACCGACGTGCTGGTGTCCATCCGCAGGGGCGTGCGGCTCCGCAAGACCGTCTCCAACGACAGGTCAGCGCCCAGGATTTTGTGA
- the LOC109874334 gene encoding protein MTSS 2-like isoform X8 translates to METVEKECGALGGLFQAIVNDMKCSYPVWEDFSAKATKLHSQLRTTVLAAVAFLDAFQKVADMATNTRGATRDIGSALTRMCMRHRSIEAKLRHFTNALMESLITPLQDRIEDWKKTANQLDKDHAKEYKRSRHEIKKKSSDTMKLQKKARKEIQGRGDLQPQLDSAMHDVNDMYLLMEETEKQAVRRALVEERGRFCTFIGFLQPVVNGEIAMLGEITHLQAIIDDLTVLTTDPHKLPPASEQVIKDLKGSDYSWSYQTPPSSPNSSGSRKSSMCSSVNSAHSSASRSSGGSQTHSPSSSYRYRSLAHPPPGNAHRLSSVSSHDSGFISQDANVYSKPPSPMPSDITSQKSSSSASSEASETCQSVSECSSPTTDWSKAGSYEQPLAATLQRRKEPLDRLKESEASPGSQGYAGAHPDDVQRSRMTPATIAAKHGEEVSPAASDLAMVLTRGLSMEQQKSNRDSLQYSSGYSTQTTTPSCSEDTIPSQGSDYDCYSVNGDAEGEASTDFDKSSTIPRHSNIGQNYRRMIQTKRPASTAGLPSGAQGGVLGGGGGIGTPGTATIRRTPSTKPGVRRTLSNAGPIPIRPPIVPVKTPTVPDAPGGYPGPPVRVGSEECVFYVADDSSPNALEYVKASPKRLSLPNTAWGSGGAMEMSVYVQHGSEEDQMIAANRHSLVEKIGELVASAHALGEGQFPYPNLPDDPPPGPAPQHDPQAPGSGTDVLVSIRRGVRLRKTVSNDRSAPRIL, encoded by the exons GCGCCACCAGAGACATTGGATCAGCTCTTACCAGGATGTGCATGCGGCATCGCAGCATCGAGGCCAAACTGCGCCATTTCACCAA TGCTCTGATGGAGAGCTTGATCACTCCTCTCCAGGACAGGATTGAGGATTGGAAGAAGACCGCCAACCAGCTGGACAAGGACCATGCCAAAG AGTACAAGAGATCTCGCCATGAGATCAAGAAGAAGTCCTCAGACACCATGAAACTGCAGAAGAAGGCCCGGAAAG AAATCCAGG GCCGAGGGGACCTGCAGCCCCAGCTGGATAGTGCCATGCATGATGTGAATGACATGTACCTGctgatggaggagacagagaagcagGCGGTGCGCAGAGctctggtggaggagaggggacgcTTCTGCACCTTCATCGGCTTCCTGCAGCCTGTAGTG AATGGAGAGATTGCCATGCTGGGAGAGATCACTCACCTTCAGGCCATTATTGATGACCTCACTGTGCTGACCACTGATCCCCACAAACTGCCCCCCGCCAGCGAGCAG gtgaTTAAAGACCTGAAGGGTTCAGACTACAGCTGGTCCTACcagacccctccctcctcccccaacaGTTCTGGCTCCAGGAAGAGCAGCATGTGCAG CAGTGTGAACAGCGCCCACAGTAGCGCCTCCCGCTCCTCCGGAGGCTCTCAGACTCACTCACCCAGTTCGTCCTATCGCTACCGCAGCCTGGCCCACCCGCCACCGGGGAACGCTCACCGCCTCAGCAGCGTCTCCTCCCACGACTCAGGCTTCATATCGCAGGACGCCAACGTCTACTCCAAGCCTCCCTCGCCCATGCCCTCTGACATCACCAGCCAG AAGTCGTCAAGCTCTGCATCCTCAGAGGCATCCGAGacctgccagtcagtcagtgagtgcaGCTCTCCCACAACG GATTGGTCCAAGGCAGGTTCTTATGAGCAGCCATTGGCTGCCACGCTTCAGCGGAGGAAGGAGCCCCTGGATAGGCTGAAGGAGAGCGAGGCATCCCCGGGCTCCCAGGGATATGCTGGTGCTCACCCAGACGATGTCCAGAGGTCCCGAATGACCCCCGCCACCATCGCTGCCAAG CACGGCGAAGAGGTGTCTCCAGCAGCCAGTGACCTGGCCATGGTCCTGACCCGTGGTCTCAGCATGGAGCAGCAGAAGAGCAACAGGGACTCCTTGCAGTACTCTAGTGGCTACAGCACCCAGACCACCACGCCCTCCTGCTCCGAGGACACTATCCCCTCTCAGG ggtcGGATTATGACTGCTACTCTGTGAATGGAGATGCTGAAGGTGAGGCGTCAACTGACTTTGACAAGTCCTCCACCATCCCCCGCCACAGCAACATCGGCCAGAACTACCGACGCATGATCCAGACCAAGAGGCCGGCCAGCACCGCCGGTCTGCCCAGTGGGGCCCAGGGCGGAGTGcttggagggggagggggcatTGGGACCCCTGGGACTGCCACCATCCGCCGAACCCCATCCACCAAGCCGGGTGTGAGACGTACCCTGTCCAACGCGGGCCCCATCCCCATCCGCCCGCCCATAGTGCCAGTGAAGACACCCACTGTGCCTGATGCTCCTGGGGGGTACCCCGGGCCTCCGGTACGTGTGGGCAGTGAGGAGTGTGTGTTCTACGTGGCGGATGACTCCTCCCCCAACGCTTTGGAGTATGTGAAGGCCTCTCCCAAGCGTCTGAGCCTGCCCAACACAGCGTGGGGGTCTGGGGGAGCGATGGAGATGAGTGTGTATGTCCAGCACGGCTCTGAGGAGGACCAGATGATAGCCGCTAACCGCCACAGCCTGGTGGAGAAGATAGGAGAGCTGGTGGCCAGTGCCCATGCCCTTGGGGAGGGACAGTTCCCCTACCCCAACCTCCCTGATGACCCCCCGCCTGGCCCGGCCCCCCAGCACGACCCCCAGGCCCCCGGGTCAGGCACCGACGTGCTGGTGTCCATCCGCAGGGGCGTGCGGCTCCGCAAGACCGTCTCCAACGACAGGTCAGCGCCCAGGATTTTGTGA
- the LOC109874334 gene encoding protein MTSS 2-like isoform X10, with translation METVEKECGALGGLFQAIVNDMKCSYPVWEDFSAKATKLHSQLRTTVLAAVAFLDAFQKVADMATNTRGATRDIGSALTRMCMRHRSIEAKLRHFTNALMESLITPLQDRIEDWKKTANQLDKDHAKEYKRSRHEIKKKSSDTMKLQKKARKGRGDLQPQLDSAMHDVNDMYLLMEETEKQAVRRALVEERGRFCTFIGFLQPVVNGEIAMLGEITHLQAIIDDLTVLTTDPHKLPPASEQVIKDLKGSDYSWSYQTPPSSPNSSGSRKSSMCSLAHPPPGNAHRLSSVSSHDSGFISQDANVYSKPPSPMPSDITSQKSSSSASSEASETCQSVSECSSPTTDWSKAGSYEQPLAATLQRRKEPLDRLKESEASPGSQGYAGAHPDDVQRSRMTPATIAAKHGEEVSPAASDLAMVLTRGLSMEQQKSNRDSLQYSSGYSTQTTTPSCSEDTIPSQGSDYDCYSVNGDAEGEASTDFDKSSTIPRHSNIGQNYRRMIQTKRPASTAGLPSGAQGGVLGGGGGIGTPGTATIRRTPSTKPGVRRTLSNAGPIPIRPPIVPVKTPTVPDAPGGYPGPPVRVGSEECVFYVADDSSPNALEYVKASPKRLSLPNTAWGSGGAMEMSVYVQHGSEEDQMIAANRHSLVEKIGELVASAHALGEGQFPYPNLPDDPPPGPAPQHDPQAPGSGTDVLVSIRRGVRLRKTVSNDRSAPRIL, from the exons GCGCCACCAGAGACATTGGATCAGCTCTTACCAGGATGTGCATGCGGCATCGCAGCATCGAGGCCAAACTGCGCCATTTCACCAA TGCTCTGATGGAGAGCTTGATCACTCCTCTCCAGGACAGGATTGAGGATTGGAAGAAGACCGCCAACCAGCTGGACAAGGACCATGCCAAAG AGTACAAGAGATCTCGCCATGAGATCAAGAAGAAGTCCTCAGACACCATGAAACTGCAGAAGAAGGCCCGGAAAG GCCGAGGGGACCTGCAGCCCCAGCTGGATAGTGCCATGCATGATGTGAATGACATGTACCTGctgatggaggagacagagaagcagGCGGTGCGCAGAGctctggtggaggagaggggacgcTTCTGCACCTTCATCGGCTTCCTGCAGCCTGTAGTG AATGGAGAGATTGCCATGCTGGGAGAGATCACTCACCTTCAGGCCATTATTGATGACCTCACTGTGCTGACCACTGATCCCCACAAACTGCCCCCCGCCAGCGAGCAG gtgaTTAAAGACCTGAAGGGTTCAGACTACAGCTGGTCCTACcagacccctccctcctcccccaacaGTTCTGGCTCCAGGAAGAGCAGCATGTGCAG CCTGGCCCACCCGCCACCGGGGAACGCTCACCGCCTCAGCAGCGTCTCCTCCCACGACTCAGGCTTCATATCGCAGGACGCCAACGTCTACTCCAAGCCTCCCTCGCCCATGCCCTCTGACATCACCAGCCAG AAGTCGTCAAGCTCTGCATCCTCAGAGGCATCCGAGacctgccagtcagtcagtgagtgcaGCTCTCCCACAACG GATTGGTCCAAGGCAGGTTCTTATGAGCAGCCATTGGCTGCCACGCTTCAGCGGAGGAAGGAGCCCCTGGATAGGCTGAAGGAGAGCGAGGCATCCCCGGGCTCCCAGGGATATGCTGGTGCTCACCCAGACGATGTCCAGAGGTCCCGAATGACCCCCGCCACCATCGCTGCCAAG CACGGCGAAGAGGTGTCTCCAGCAGCCAGTGACCTGGCCATGGTCCTGACCCGTGGTCTCAGCATGGAGCAGCAGAAGAGCAACAGGGACTCCTTGCAGTACTCTAGTGGCTACAGCACCCAGACCACCACGCCCTCCTGCTCCGAGGACACTATCCCCTCTCAGG ggtcGGATTATGACTGCTACTCTGTGAATGGAGATGCTGAAGGTGAGGCGTCAACTGACTTTGACAAGTCCTCCACCATCCCCCGCCACAGCAACATCGGCCAGAACTACCGACGCATGATCCAGACCAAGAGGCCGGCCAGCACCGCCGGTCTGCCCAGTGGGGCCCAGGGCGGAGTGcttggagggggagggggcatTGGGACCCCTGGGACTGCCACCATCCGCCGAACCCCATCCACCAAGCCGGGTGTGAGACGTACCCTGTCCAACGCGGGCCCCATCCCCATCCGCCCGCCCATAGTGCCAGTGAAGACACCCACTGTGCCTGATGCTCCTGGGGGGTACCCCGGGCCTCCGGTACGTGTGGGCAGTGAGGAGTGTGTGTTCTACGTGGCGGATGACTCCTCCCCCAACGCTTTGGAGTATGTGAAGGCCTCTCCCAAGCGTCTGAGCCTGCCCAACACAGCGTGGGGGTCTGGGGGAGCGATGGAGATGAGTGTGTATGTCCAGCACGGCTCTGAGGAGGACCAGATGATAGCCGCTAACCGCCACAGCCTGGTGGAGAAGATAGGAGAGCTGGTGGCCAGTGCCCATGCCCTTGGGGAGGGACAGTTCCCCTACCCCAACCTCCCTGATGACCCCCCGCCTGGCCCGGCCCCCCAGCACGACCCCCAGGCCCCCGGGTCAGGCACCGACGTGCTGGTGTCCATCCGCAGGGGCGTGCGGCTCCGCAAGACCGTCTCCAACGACAGGTCAGCGCCCAGGATTTTGTGA
- the LOC109874334 gene encoding protein MTSS 2-like isoform X4: METVEKECGALGGLFQAIVNDMKCSYPVWEDFSAKATKLHSQLRTTVLAAVAFLDAFQKVADMATNTRGATRDIGSALTRMCMRHRSIEAKLRHFTNALMESLITPLQDRIEDWKKTANQLDKDHAKEYKRSRHEIKKKSSDTMKLQKKARKGRGDLQPQLDSAMHDVNDMYLLMEETEKQAVRRALVEERGRFCTFIGFLQPVVNGEIAMLGEITHLQAIIDDLTVLTTDPHKLPPASEQVIKDLKGSDYSWSYQTPPSSPNSSGSRKSSMCSSVNSAHSSASRSSGGSQTHSPSSSYRYRSLAHPPPGNAHRLSSVSSHDSGFISQDANVYSKPPSPMPSDITSQKSSSSASSEASETCQSVSECSSPTTFGSSFATFRPALSHTGSIRPLSVILPASPPYNYSPGSNTTSPTSKVPCWKDWSKAGSYEQPLAATLQRRKEPLDRLKESEASPGSQGYAGAHPDDVQRSRMTPATIAAKHGEEVSPAASDLAMVLTRGLSMEQQKSNRDSLQYSSGYSTQTTTPSCSEDTIPSQGSDYDCYSVNGDAEGEASTDFDKSSTIPRHSNIGQNYRRMIQTKRPASTAGLPSGAQGGVLGGGGGIGTPGTATIRRTPSTKPGVRRTLSNAGPIPIRPPIVPVKTPTVPDAPGGYPGPPVRVGSEECVFYVADDSSPNALEYVKASPKRLSLPNTAWGSGGAMEMSVYVQHGSEEDQMIAANRHSLVEKIGELVASAHALGEGQFPYPNLPDDPPPGPAPQHDPQAPGSGTDVLVSIRRGVRLRKTVSNDRSAPRIL, translated from the exons GCGCCACCAGAGACATTGGATCAGCTCTTACCAGGATGTGCATGCGGCATCGCAGCATCGAGGCCAAACTGCGCCATTTCACCAA TGCTCTGATGGAGAGCTTGATCACTCCTCTCCAGGACAGGATTGAGGATTGGAAGAAGACCGCCAACCAGCTGGACAAGGACCATGCCAAAG AGTACAAGAGATCTCGCCATGAGATCAAGAAGAAGTCCTCAGACACCATGAAACTGCAGAAGAAGGCCCGGAAAG GCCGAGGGGACCTGCAGCCCCAGCTGGATAGTGCCATGCATGATGTGAATGACATGTACCTGctgatggaggagacagagaagcagGCGGTGCGCAGAGctctggtggaggagaggggacgcTTCTGCACCTTCATCGGCTTCCTGCAGCCTGTAGTG AATGGAGAGATTGCCATGCTGGGAGAGATCACTCACCTTCAGGCCATTATTGATGACCTCACTGTGCTGACCACTGATCCCCACAAACTGCCCCCCGCCAGCGAGCAG gtgaTTAAAGACCTGAAGGGTTCAGACTACAGCTGGTCCTACcagacccctccctcctcccccaacaGTTCTGGCTCCAGGAAGAGCAGCATGTGCAG CAGTGTGAACAGCGCCCACAGTAGCGCCTCCCGCTCCTCCGGAGGCTCTCAGACTCACTCACCCAGTTCGTCCTATCGCTACCGCAGCCTGGCCCACCCGCCACCGGGGAACGCTCACCGCCTCAGCAGCGTCTCCTCCCACGACTCAGGCTTCATATCGCAGGACGCCAACGTCTACTCCAAGCCTCCCTCGCCCATGCCCTCTGACATCACCAGCCAG AAGTCGTCAAGCTCTGCATCCTCAGAGGCATCCGAGacctgccagtcagtcagtgagtgcaGCTCTCCCACAACG TTTGGCTCGTCCTTCGCTACCTTCCgccctgctctctctcacactggcTCCATCAGGCCTCTCTCTGTCATACTTCCTGCGTCCCCACCCTATAACTACTCCCCTGGATCCAACACTACCTCTCCCACATCAAAGGTTCCTTGCTGGAAG GATTGGTCCAAGGCAGGTTCTTATGAGCAGCCATTGGCTGCCACGCTTCAGCGGAGGAAGGAGCCCCTGGATAGGCTGAAGGAGAGCGAGGCATCCCCGGGCTCCCAGGGATATGCTGGTGCTCACCCAGACGATGTCCAGAGGTCCCGAATGACCCCCGCCACCATCGCTGCCAAG CACGGCGAAGAGGTGTCTCCAGCAGCCAGTGACCTGGCCATGGTCCTGACCCGTGGTCTCAGCATGGAGCAGCAGAAGAGCAACAGGGACTCCTTGCAGTACTCTAGTGGCTACAGCACCCAGACCACCACGCCCTCCTGCTCCGAGGACACTATCCCCTCTCAGG ggtcGGATTATGACTGCTACTCTGTGAATGGAGATGCTGAAGGTGAGGCGTCAACTGACTTTGACAAGTCCTCCACCATCCCCCGCCACAGCAACATCGGCCAGAACTACCGACGCATGATCCAGACCAAGAGGCCGGCCAGCACCGCCGGTCTGCCCAGTGGGGCCCAGGGCGGAGTGcttggagggggagggggcatTGGGACCCCTGGGACTGCCACCATCCGCCGAACCCCATCCACCAAGCCGGGTGTGAGACGTACCCTGTCCAACGCGGGCCCCATCCCCATCCGCCCGCCCATAGTGCCAGTGAAGACACCCACTGTGCCTGATGCTCCTGGGGGGTACCCCGGGCCTCCGGTACGTGTGGGCAGTGAGGAGTGTGTGTTCTACGTGGCGGATGACTCCTCCCCCAACGCTTTGGAGTATGTGAAGGCCTCTCCCAAGCGTCTGAGCCTGCCCAACACAGCGTGGGGGTCTGGGGGAGCGATGGAGATGAGTGTGTATGTCCAGCACGGCTCTGAGGAGGACCAGATGATAGCCGCTAACCGCCACAGCCTGGTGGAGAAGATAGGAGAGCTGGTGGCCAGTGCCCATGCCCTTGGGGAGGGACAGTTCCCCTACCCCAACCTCCCTGATGACCCCCCGCCTGGCCCGGCCCCCCAGCACGACCCCCAGGCCCCCGGGTCAGGCACCGACGTGCTGGTGTCCATCCGCAGGGGCGTGCGGCTCCGCAAGACCGTCTCCAACGACAGGTCAGCGCCCAGGATTTTGTGA